In the Candidatus Polarisedimenticolaceae bacterium genome, GCGCTCGTCGATCCGCCGCCGCGCGGTCGCGAGATCGCGGCGCGTTCCCTGGACGAGCTGGCGCACCCCCTGCTCGAGCGCCGCGGCGGCGCGGTCGAGCAGGCGTGCGGCGCCGCGGGGGACGTCGCGGGAGGCCCGGTCGAGGGCGGCGTGTTCCCGGTCGAGGAGGTGCCGCGCGGCGCGGGCGAGACGCAGCCCCCGCTCCGAGGCGGCGCGTTTCTCGACGGCGATCGCGTCGGCGGCGAGGTCCGTGATCGTCGCGACCGCGTCGTTCACGCGGTCGAGGGCTTCCTGCACGCGGGCGACCACCATCTGCGCCGCGGCGGTCGGGGTCTTCGCGCGACGCGCGACGAAGTCGAGGACCGAGTGGTCCTGCTCGTGCCCGATCCCGACGATCACGGGGAGCGGGAACGTCGCGACGGCGCGGCCGAGGGGCTCGGAGTCGAACCAGGCGAGGTCGGTGCGCGACCCCCCGCCGCGGCAGATCAACACGACGTCGAAGGCGTCGCGCCGCTCGCGGAAGAAGTCGAGGGCGTTGAGGACCGACGGCTCGGTCGCGCGCCCCTGGACGCGCGCCCCGTGGACGGTCACCTCGAAGGC is a window encoding:
- the xseA gene encoding exodeoxyribonuclease VII large subunit — protein: EAKLVAAGNPFRLEDEVQVRVRCRVGLYEAWGQYRVEIEDLDVAYTLGEAARRREEIVRKLTEEGLAGLNPSLPMPELPLRVGVITSLGSDAYNDVLKTLRESGFAFEVTVHGARVQGRATEPSVLNALDFFRERRDAFDVVLICRGGGSRTDLAWFDSEPLGRAVATFPLPVIVGIGHEQDHSVLDFVARRAKTPTAAAQMVVARVQEALDRVNDAVATITDLAADAIAVEKRAASERGLRLARAARHLLDREHAALDRASRDVPRGAARLLDRAAAALEQGVRQLVQGTRRDLATARRRIDERAGSIVPRAARATALAGERLEARARRLHLVDPRRVVERGYAVLRRAGGGVVTDAAAAPKGSVLTAELRQGVLRLLSEGSESGSDA